The following nucleotide sequence is from Psychroserpens sp. Hel_I_66.
AATGGATTTATAATTTTTTAGCTCTGCGGTAAATTGATTTAAGTTTTTAGTGTTTTCTGCCAGGGCATCAATAATCTGAAATTGAAAATCATCATCTGTCAATTGCAGCGTTTGATGTTGGGAATGGATATCTATTAGTCTTGCTCCCAATTGTTGCAAATTGTCTAAAGTGACTGGCGTATCGTTAATAAATGCTCTAGATTTACCTGATGGTAAAATCTCTCTCCTTATAATGGTTACCGATTCGTAATCCAAATCCTGTTTTTTGAATAAGGCTTTTAAATTGTATTTGGCGATATCAAAAACACCTTCAATCACACATTTTTTAGATGGATCTTTTACGCTGGCAATATCTGCTCTTTTCCCTAGAATTAAAGATAAGCCTCCTAAGAGAATCGATTTTCCTGCACCGGTTTCTCCTGTTATAATGGTAAGACCGTTATTGAAACTTACTTGAAGTTCATCAATAAGTGCGTAATTTTTTATCGTAAGTTGTGTGAGCATAAGGTGGTAAAATCTACAGTATGAAATTACTGAAATTTTAAGGGATAAACACTATAAGTCTAGAAATTTATATTTCGCCATTTTGAGGAATGCATAGGTGCAATCTTAGACAAAGTAGCAATTAAGTCTGACACTTTAACATTTGGACCACCACTGAAGATTTGCTCTATCTCGTCAGATTTTGTATCGAAAAAGACACGCATCAAAAATGAATTTGGTCGTTTATTATTCATAGACTGCAATGTCATTATGGACTTTGCGATACCTTCTTTTGCTTCTTTAGGATCAATACTCATTTGATCTAATCCAGATCTGTGGTATGAATACAAAACATCTCTAAACTCCTTAAAAGTTGGTGATAATATATTGTCAATTAAAATAAAACGGGTTTGTCTGCCATCTTCAAGTTTCCAACCTTTAGCATTGTTTTGCTGTGAATAATTCAAAATAGTTTGTGCTTGTGCAAAATACTCATCACCTCCATTTGGGCTAAATGTATCTGCATCAATACCCAAAATCATATAAATATGAAACGCAATAACGGAAACCAGATTAGATTCAAATTGCGTTGGATTGAAGACAAAATTCTGAAATTCTAAATACTGAAAATCGAAATCCTTATCATTAAAATTATAAACCGGAGAACCATAGGTGGAACCATATACTGGTCTAGAACTTTGAATTTGAATAGTTGCCTGAAAACGATCTGTATCATAATCATTAATGGTAATTACCATACCGCAATCTATACGTTCTTGATTTTTATAGGATTTATCTGTCCATTGTGTATTATTTACAAATTCCTTTAATTGACGCTCAAGAGTTTTAAAAACCTGGTTACTTTCATTACCAGTTTGTTGAGCATTGACAACCACATTACAATTTAATTCTTGTGACCAAGACGTTGTAACTACTAATATTAAAAGAATGGATAAATATCTATACATGTGTTTGTTTTAAAATTTGCTGAATTAGATCTTGAGCTACCTCGGTTTTTGATTTAAGCTCATGAGCAATAATTTCATTGTGAGCAGTTATAAAAGTAACTTTATTTGTTGAACCACCAAAACCTGCTCCTTTGTCATTTAAAGAATTTAAAACTATTAAATCCAGATTTTTTGTGACCAACTTCCCTTTTGCATGTTCTAACTCATCATTAGTTTCTAATGCAAAACCAACTAAAAACTGATCTTTTTTAATTGCTCCCAAAGATTTTAAGATGTCTTTTGTTTTCTCTAATTCAATAGTAAACGTTTGTTCTTTCTTTTTTATTTTTTGATCTGCAACATTTTTTGGTCTATAATCTGCAACCGCTGCCGAAAGTATGGCAATATGCGAGTTTTCGAAATGATTATGACAAGCATCATACATTTCTTGTGCACTGGTGACACGAATGACATCAATTAAACTATGCTCTACTATTTGATGTGATGGACCAGAAACCAAAATTACCTCAGCTCCAAAATTAGCTGCTGCCTTTGCAATTTCAAAACCCATTTTTCCGCTGGAGTGATTTCCGATAAACCGAACAGGGTCAATAGCTTCATAAGTTGGGCCTGCTGTGATTAATACTTTTTTACCTTTCAATGGTAGTTTACTTAAAATATCATTTTCTATAAAAACAACGATATCTTCAGGTTCTGCCATTCTCCCTTTACCAACTAGACCACTTGCCAATTCTCCAGATGTTGCTGGGATCATCACGTTTCCGAAGGAAAAAAGAGTCTCAAAAGACTTGGTGGTTGATGGGTGCTTGTACATATCCAGATCCATTGCTGGCGCAAAATAAACTGGACATTTTGCAGATAAATAGGTCGCCATCAACAAATTGTCACATGTACCGTTTGCCATCTTAGACAATGTATTTGCAGTTGCTGGGGCGATAATTAAAAAATCTGCCCAAAGACCTAGCTCTACGTGATTGTTCCACATAGCATTGTCATCATCTTCATTTGTAAATGAAGAATGGACAGGGTTTTTGGATAATGTTGAAAGCGTTAAAGGTGTAATGAAGTCTTTAGAAGCAGGCGTCATGACGACCTTTACGTTTGCGCCTGCTTTTATGAATAGTCTAACGAGACTGGCTGTCTTATAAGCAGCAATACCAGCAGTTATGCCTAATAGTATGTTTTTGCCACTTAGTATTGAAGACATGATGTTTATTCCTGAATGTCGTCGTCAGTATTTCTGTAATAAATCTTGTCATCTAACCATTCCTGAACAGCTAAAGCATGTGGCTTAGGCAATTTTTCATAGAATTTAGACACTTCAATTTGCTCTTTGTTTTCAAAGATCTCTTCAAGACTGTCATTATATGTTGCAAACTCTTCAAGTTTATCAACCAACTCACGTCTAATATCGGTGTTGATTTGCTCTGCTCTTTTAGAAATTACTGATATTGCTTCATAGATATTATCTGTTGAAGCATCTATGATATTTCTATCATAAGTTTCTGTAGATACAGGAGCATTTGTCTTTTTTAAATCCATCGTATGTAATAATTAGCTTTTTGTATTATATTGTTGAAATGCGGTCATCATTTCTTCGTTCATTTTATTTGCTTCTGAAATAAATTCTGAATTTGGATAAAACTTTTTAAAGGTATTATAATAATTCATCGCAGTATTTAATCTGGCTTCTTGCTTTGACTTTATACTATTGATCCCGAGTTTATAAGCAGAATCCAACCTATAAAACATAGCTTGTTCTCTAAAACTTGTACCTGGGAAATCAGCTAAAAAATTGTCAAATGCTTTAATAGCTGCCAAATAATCTGAAGATTCAAAATAAGCGATACTGTTATATTGCTTTGCTATTTCAAATGCTTTTTTCTCTAATTTATAATCCAGTTCTTTTATAAGTGCATTGGCTTGTGGTAAAAATTCAGAATCTGGATATTTATTAACAAACAATTGCAACTTTTCTAAAGCCTCAATAGTTTCATGCTGTTCTTTACTATAAACAGGAGATAAATGATAATAACTTTTAGCACCTAAAAAGGACGCTTCCTGAACTTTTTCACTAGTTGGGTAGCCATTCTCAAAACGATTTAACTGATATCCAGCAGTGATATAATCTTTCATTTCATAAAAGGTTCTACCATACATGTACATGAGCTTTTCAGCTTGAGGCTTACCTCTATAATTTGGGACTATTTGAGCAAAAAGCTTATTGGCCTTAGACCACTTGCCTGCTTCAAATAATTCTGTACCCAGTTTAAACTTGGTTGCAATATCCTCAGATTTAAGTGCTTTTTGGTATTCACTGCAAGAGCTAAAAACTAATAAAATTGCTAGTAAGTAAAATAATTTCTTCATAAATAAAAAACAGGTTGCAAAAGTACGTATTTATAACGTATAATAAAAACAATAATTATATGCTGATTAAACTTCAAAAATAACCGATGAATTTAGGCTCTCGCTATGTTTAAGTTATATTTAACTTTTTTAGTGTTAATCGAGTTTTTGCAGTGCTTGTGCAATATTTTTCTTAAGTTCTTTTGACGCTTCTACCAAAGGAAGTCTAACTGTAGATTTCGATAAGTCCAATGCTTCTAGAACAGCTTTGATTCCTGCTGGATTGTTTTCAGAAAAAATAAGTGAAGTTAAATCCATTAATTGAAAATGCATATCGTAAGCTTCTTTAGCTTTACCTTCTAAACCTAAATTTATCATCCTAGTAAATTGCTTAGGAACTGCTTGAGCCAAAACGGAAATCACTCCTGCTCCACCAGCCAACACTACTCCTAATACTAAATCATCATCTCCAGATATGATCAAAAAATCCTCTGGTTTATCACGAAGTAATTTTAAATATTGATGTACATTATTTCCTGCTTCCTTAACCGCAATGATATTTTCAAAATCCTTTGCCAACCGTATTGTCGTTTCTGGTGACATATTTGATGACGTACGACCTGGTACATTATACAAAATAATATCTATTGGTGACGCTTTGGAAATAGCCTTAAAATGCTGGTAAATCCCCTCTTGCTGTGGTTTACTGTAGTATGGCGACACAGACAATAGTGCGTCGATGCCAGATAAGTCCGTAGATTTTATTTCTTCAATAACATTCGCTGTATTATTTCCGCCAATCCCCAAAACCAAAGGCACTCTTCCATTATTTGCTTTAATGATTGTTTTTATAATCTCCTTCTTTTCTTCTTTAGTGATCGTTACACTTTCACCAGTAGTTCCAGAAATTACGATGTAATCTGTTCCGTTATTAATATTAAAATTAACTAAGTTTGATAATGCAGCATAATCCACACTCAAATCATCATTAAAAGGTGTAATTATGGCTATACCTGTACCACGAAATTTATTCATTATATCTTATTTAAAACTGTTAAATATTTTTTTAATTCTTCGGAAAACAACTTAAAATCCTTAGGCTCTATATCAATAATCAAATCATACAACCTTTGATCTTCATTTGACAAACCTACTTTAAAACTTGCATTTGATGATGCTGTAACCAGATCAAGTGCTAAGTGGTTTTCCCTATAATAGCTAATTAGAACATCAAAGTCTTTGTCTACAAATGTTTTTAGATCAACGTTATTTATTTTTCCTTTCCAGCCAAAATCCTTAGGATTAAAATATGTGTCCCAAAGCTCATTTGTAGCCTTATCGTCTTCAACAAAAGTAATAATCTTTGTATTTGCCCGTTGTATTCCCAATGATTTCAAAAACAATCTAAAGGCTTCAAAATCTGAAAATTCACTCCTATTCAAAATAACACCAACTTTAGACATTTTAGTATTGCTAACTCTCACCTGTCGAGTATTTAACAATTTGTTGATGTATTTTTGATTTGATTTTTCTTTAAATACCTTTAAAATCATTTATCTTTATACTTTGTACAAATGTAGTAAAAACACCTTTTAAGACATTCTAAACATTTCATAATAAAATTCATGAATTATAAACATTTATCTCTATTTATTTGCTTGACCATAGCTTGTTCATGCCATCAAGGAAAGGTTTATTTAAACCAAATTGAAGGCAAGCAGATTAATATTTCGGATAGCTTAAAAATAGATCAAAGTGTTGAAAACTTCATAAAACCCTATCGCGAGCATGTTAATTCAAATCTAGATAGTGTTCTTGCTTATTCCGTAGATACCTATTCAAAATCTGATGGAAAATACAATACAGCAATCGGTAATATGATGGCAGATGCTGTTTACGAGCAATCCAATCCTGTTTTTAAAAGCAGAACTGGTGAAGATATTGATTTTGTGCTCCTTAACCATGGAGGTATAAGAGGTATTATTTCTAAAGGAAACGTGACAACAAGAACCGCTTACGAGGTTATGCCTTTTGAGAATTCGGTGGTGGTGACAAAACTTAAAGGAGCTCAAGTTCAAGAGCTTTTAGATTACTTGACCAAAGCAAGGCGTGCACATCCCATTTCTAGATTAAGTCTTGTTTTAGATAAAGATGAACATTTAAAATCGTCTGCATTAAACGATAAGCCTATAGATTTTACTAAAACCTACAATGTTGCTACAAATGACTACCTCTCTAATGGTGGTGATGGCATGGATTTTTTTAAAACTAATGACAGTTTATATGTCTTGGATTACAAAATTAGAAATATACTTATTGATTATTTTACTAAAATTGATACACTTCAACCGGTTATTGATAACCGATTTATAAAGTTAAAAAATTAAGCATGCAAAGACGGGATTTCATACAACAAACAGCAGCTGCAGGAGCTTTAATTGGACTTGGTGGATTAGGTCTCACCTCATTTAAACCAGCAAATAAAAAGATCACCATCTTACATACAAATGATGTACATAGCCATATCGATGCCTTTGGACCAGAAGATGGACGAAACCCAAACCAGGGAGGTGTTGCCAGAAGAGCAAGCTTAGTTGAAGCTATAAGAAAGGAAAATCCGCATACACTCTTATTAGATGCTGGAGACATTTTTCAAGGCACACCATATTTCAACTATTATGGTGGAGAATTAGAGTTCAAATTAATGAGTATGCTTAAATACGATGTTGCAACTATTGGAAATCATGATTTTGACAATGGTATCAGCGGACTTTACGCTCAATTACCACATGCCAAATTTGATTTCGTCTCCTCAAATTACGATTTTTCTAATACCATCATGGATACACATGTAAAACCGTATCGCATCATAATTAAGGATGGAATTAAAATTGGGATTTTTGGCTTGGGCATTAAACTGGACGGTTTGGTTGATAAGAACATGTATAAAGAAACCGTGTATTTAGATCCCACGGAAATTGCTCAGGAAATGACTAAAATTCTCAAGGATGACGAAAAATGTGATCTCATCATCTGTTTATCGCATTTGGGTTATGATTATAGGAATTCTGAGAAAATTTCAGATTTAAAGTTAGCAGAAAACACTAAAGATATAGACCTGATTATTGGTGGACACACACATACGTTTTTGAAAAAACCTACGGTTGTGAAAAATTCCGAAGGAAAAAACATGTTGGTAAACCAAGTGGGTTGTTATGGTATTAACTTAGGTAAAATAGACTTCTACTTCGATGCAGATAAAAACAAAGCTGCAGATGGAACTTCAATAATAGTATAGATTTTTTCTTCGGAAAATTAAAAATTCACGGGCATTTGGCGCAACTTTTCAGTGGTGGTAATAAAGTATTTACTAATATCAACACGCTCATTTGTATGCCTATTCGTTTGATAATCATAAACATATTTGTACAGCAAAAATAAACCAGACGTATGGAGGATTATTTGAAACAACTCAAATACCCAAAAATAAACGTACATATCACATATATAGTTTAGTACATCTGAAAACACGAAGCAAAATATCATCAATAAAAAAGTGATAGACTGTGCAGTTTCCCTGCTCAAATAAACAGCAAACCCAAAATAGGTCAATGCAATTAGAGCTATACCGTGGCATATATACAATATAAGATTTGTATTATCAATAAAATTGCTTTTAGCAACATCATACAAAGTGTAAAGAAAATAAGTGTTTAATAATAAAACTACTATTAAATAAACAGTAACGAGTCCTTCAAACTTTACCTTTTTCAATTTACCTAACAACACAAATATTAAAAGCAAGTAAGCTCCTATATAAAACACTTTTGAAAGCTTTGAAGACAAATCACCAAAATCAAAAACCGAAAATGCATCACCAATAAAAAAAACGAGAAAAATAGTTAAAAAAACATTTGCCATTTTATACAATTGGCAAAAATACCCAGTCAATAGCAGCGCAACAGTAATTAAGGTAATAATTTTAGTAACTAATCCAACATCAAAATATACTGACATTGTTGTTGCGAAAGACATTAGTAATAACAATATCACCAACACTTTATTAGGACTTATTTTTGTTGTCTTTTGCATAGCAGATTATGATGGGAAAAGCAAATATATAAAATTATTTGTATTTGAACGTGATAACAATACGTTTTATCGATTTTTGATGCAAAATTAATGTACAACTGTAGGAATTCAAATTTTAAGCGTCTAAAAATAAATACGTTTAAATTATGAAAAAACACATCCCTTTTCTATTGAGATTAATTATTGCAATAATCCTCATACAAACACTAAGATTCAAGTTTACGGGAGCTCCAGAAAGCATTTATATTTTTAAACAAATTGGACTAGAACCAATGGGAAGAATCGGAATTGGAATTTTAGAATTAATTGCAGGTATTTTATTGCTCATAAAAAGAACAGCTTGGTTAGGAGCATTACTAACTTTGGGAGTTATTGGTGGCGCAATTATAATGCACTTAACAATATTGGGGATAGACGTTAAAGGAGATGGAGGCATCTTGTTTTTTACTGCAGTTGCAACATTTACAATGGCATCAATTGTACTTTTTATTTATAGAAAAAACATTCCGTTTTTTGGTAAGGACCTAAAGGGTTAAGATCTATTCTAAGTTAATAGGTTCTTCAGCTTGAACAAATTTAGACTTTGTAATAGACTGTAAATAAAGAAAAATAAATGCAATTATAAAAAACAGCGAGCACAGTATATTCAACATGCTGTTTGTTTCAGAAATGTAGTAATAAGCAAGTTGTAATATTTCAGAAAAAACAATACATATAGAACCTATTAGTAAATTCATGGACTTTTTATCCTCTTTGTACATGTAATTTATCATAGATAAGCACATTAAAAATACAACCACTGCATTATAGCTCAACTCCATTATAAATTCTGAATTTGACAACTCATGCTTAGTAATATCTGTTACTATATAAGCAACAAACACACCTAAACCAGACAATAAAATAGTTTGAAGGGGAAATTTAGAAATAACCCTAATTAAATTCACAGCATCTAATACCCTAAAAATCAAAAACAAATAAGCAAGAATATATAAACTATTGCCTATGTAATAGAAATAATCAAAATTAGGATCAATATCAAAATTCTCAACCCACGTTATGAAATTAAAAAAGTCTGCGATAATAAACGTAAAAAGAAATAACATAAAAAATATATGCTTTTTCTCGACTTTAAGAATATATAGTGCAGTTAATAACAACATAGCCAAAGCTCTAATACCCGAAGCCTCAATCTCCAAAGTTTGAGATTGGAGACCGACAAATAAGATGCATAGAAGGATAAGAATAACCTCTAAAATTTTATTTACGTTCATAACTTGTTCATTAATAGCGAAACAAATATATGAACAAAAAAATAAAATCAGTTAAAATCACATATTTAATCGATAAAAAACATAATAAGGTAAGAATTTTACTTTAACATATTTATAAAATCATTTTCAGAAATCATCTCTACTCCCAATGTTTTCGCCTTTTCAAGCTTACTCGGTCCCATTTTATCACCTGCGACCAGATAATTAGTTTTTGAAGATATTGAAGATGAGACCTTTCCACCATTATCCTCTATCATTTTTTTAAGCTCTGTTCTAGAAACACTCTCAAACACTCCAGAAACCACAATACTCAATCCTTTTAGTTTATCGGTTTGATTCGCTAACTTTTCTGCGGAAATTTGAAGTTGCAACCCGTTTTGTTTCAACTTTTCTATGATATCCTTATTTTCTTCGGAAGAAAAGAACTCCACAACACTCTCGGCTATACGACCACCAATCTCGTCAACAGAAACCAAATCCTCTTCCGAAGCATTCATAATCGCATCCATACTTTTATAATGTTTGGCTAGTTTTTTTGCCACAGTTTCTCCAACAAATCGAATACCAATCGCGAATAACACGCGCTCAAAAGGAATTTGTTTTGATGCCTCGATCCCATTAATCAAATTCTCTGCACTTTTCTCTGCCATACGCTCTAAAGGCAAAACGTCCTCTTTTGTCAACGTATATAAATCCGAATAATTGGAAATCAACCCCTCATTCACCAAAAGCGCAACCGTTTCACCTCCCAAACCTTCAATATCCATTGCTTTTCGTGAGATGAAATGTTGGATTCGTCCTATTATTTGCGGATTACAGCCATTATAATTAGGACAGTAATGTTTTGCATCACCTTCTTGTCTAACGAGTTCCGTTTGACATTCTGGGCAATGCGAAATGTATTTTGTAGGTTGCGAATCAATTGGACGCTGGCTCAAATCAACAGCAATAATTTTCGGAATGATTTCTCCGCCTTTTTCTACAAACACCTCATCACCCTCTCTAATATCCAGCTTTTCAATTTGATCTGCATTGTGCAGTGATGCTCGTTTCACGGTTGTTCCTGCCAATTCTACGGGTTCTAAATTAGCAACGGGTGTTATTGCACCTGTGCGACCCACTTGATAGGTGATTTCATTTAAACGTGTAGACACTTGCTCAGCTTTAAACTTATAGGCCATTGCCCAACGAGGTGATTTTGCAGTGTAACCCAATTCTTCTTGCTGTTGAAGACTGTTTACCTTAACAACTACGCCATCGGTTTCATAGGGCAAATCATGACGATGCACATCCCAATACTCCACAAATTCTAAAACCTCATCAATAGAAGTTGCTAATGTTGCAGCCTCGGGAACTTTAAATCCCATTTGCCTTGCTTTTTTTAAGCTTTCAAATTGAGTGTCAAATCCTAAATTAGCACCAGTAATATTATAAAGTAAGCACTCTAATGGTCGTCGTGCAACCTCAGCACTATCCTGTAATTTCAAACTTCCCGATGCTGTGTTTCTTGGGTTTCGGTATGGCTCCTCTCCTGCTTCTAGTCGCTCTTCATTCATTTTAATAAAGCCTTCAAAAGGCAAAACGATTTCTCCTCTAATATCAAATTTCTGCGGAAAATCGCCTTTCAAACGCAACGGTACAGATTTTATCGTTTTGACATTCGCAGTCACTTCATCACCTTGAGTCCCATCGCCTCGAGTAACTGCTCTTAGCAAACTTCCGTTTTCATAGGTCAAGCTAATTGAAGCACCATCATATTTAAGCTCGCAAGTGTAGTTAACTTGTCCGTCAACCATTTTTTTAATCCGTTTCTCCCAATCCAACAAATCTTCTTTCGAGTACGAATTATCCAAAGAATACATACGATGTTCATGCACAACCGTATTAAAATTTTTTGTTACCTCGCCTCCAACACGTAATGTTGGGGAATCTGCATCATAAAATTCAGGATGCGCTTCTTCTAAAGCTTGAAGTTCTTTTAATTTTATATCAAAATCATAATCGCTAATCGTAGGATTGTCTAATATATAATAATTGTAATTATGCTCACGAAGCTCATCGCGAAGGCTTTCTATTTTTTGTTGGATACTCATTAAAAACGTAGTAAAAAAGATTATATTTAAAGCATCTAATATACTAAAATGTCTTTCAAAAAAATTGTCGTTTTCTGTGTTTTTATCAGCTTTTTATACAGTTGTAAATCTGAAGTTTTAAAAACAGAGACTCTTCAAATCATTCCAAAACCAACATCTCAAATTGACCACGAAGGGTATTTTCTTTTAGATGAAACGGTTGGAATTACTTATGACGACACCTTCAAAATTTCAGGAGATTTTCTTCGGAAATTTATAAATAAAGGAAGCGGTATCGAGTTAAAAAACACTAATGAGATTCAATTTATACTTGATAAAACTATAGAAAACGATGAAGGTTATACGCTGGACATCCAACCTCAACAAATAATAATCAAAGCAAAAACAGATCAAGGTGCGTTTTACGCAGTACAGACCCTACGTCAATTATTGCCTGCAAAATTTGAGGTTGGTTCCATTTCCGAAGAAAATATAAGTATTCAATGTATGACAATTATAGATGCACCAAAATTTGAATATCGAGGCATGCATTTAGATGTGGCTCGACATATGTTTACTGTAGATTTTATCAAACAATATATTGATGCGATAGCCATGTTAAAAATGAATACGTTTCACTGGCATTTAACCGATGACCAAGGTTGGAGAATCGAGATTAAAAAATATCCAAAACTACAGGAAATTGCTGCATATCGAGACGAAACTTTAATCGGTCACTATAGCGACCAACCACAGCAATTTGACGGAAAACGCTACGGTGGTTTTTACACACAAGAGCAAATAAAAGACGTCGTCGCTTATGCCCAAAATCGCCACGTAACAGTAATCCCAGAAATTGAAATGCCTGGTCACGCGCAAGCTGCCATAAGTGCATATCCCAATCTGGGTTGCCCAGGAGAACAAATCAAAGTGGCAGAAAAATGGGGCGTTTTTGAGAATATTTTCTGTTCAAAAGATGAGACATTTGAATTTTTAGAAAATGTTTTGGATGAAGTCATCCCTTTATTTCCTAGCGAGTACATTCATATTGGTGGTGACGAAGCGCCAAAAACAAATTGGAAAACGTGTATAGACTGTCAAAATAGAATCAAAACCGAAAGCCTAAAAGATGAACACGAACTCCAAAACTATTTTATCACAAGAATTGAGAAATATGTCAACTCAAAAGGCAAACAAATTATTGGTTGGGACGAAATTCTTGAAGGTGGTCTCGCTCCAAATGCCACAGTGATGTCTTGGCGAGGAACCCAAGGTGCTGTTGAAGCTGCAAAACAAAATCATAATGTAGTGATGACACCAACCTCGCACTGCTATTTTGATTATTATCAATCTACAAATCCTGAGGAGCCTACTGCAATTGGCGGATTTCTACCGTTGGAAAAAGTGTATGGTTTTAATCCAATTCCTTCGGAATTATCTGCGGAAGAAGCGCAGTATATTTTAGGAGCTCAAGGCAATCTTTGGACAGAATATATCCCAAACGAAGATCAAGTTGAGTACATGATTTTCCCGAGAATATTGGCAATGAGCGAAGTGGTTTGGTCCAAAAACGAGAATAAAGACTACTCAGATTTTGTCAAACGTGTGGAACATTTCAACAAGCGATTGGATATTCTGGATGTTAATTACGCCAACCATTTATATGAGATTGAAGGTGCGCTCATTTCCGAAGAAAATAAAAACTATTACAAGCTATCTACCACTTTAGATAATAAAAAGATCTACTATACCTTAGATGGAAGTTCGGTAAATCAATCTTCTTTAGTGTACAATAAACCCTTCCCAATTACCAAAAGCACCAAAATCAAAGCAGCAGTTTTTGATACCGAAAAGCGTTTGGGTTCTATTTTTTCTGAAACGATAAACTACCACAAAGCAGTTGGCAAAATCATTACGATTGATAAAACACCTCATAAGTCGTACTCGGGAAGTGGACCAGAAGGTTTGATCAATGGGATTTCAGGAAGTG
It contains:
- a CDS encoding DoxX family membrane protein; this encodes MKKHIPFLLRLIIAIILIQTLRFKFTGAPESIYIFKQIGLEPMGRIGIGILELIAGILLLIKRTAWLGALLTLGVIGGAIIMHLTILGIDVKGDGGILFFTAVATFTMASIVLFIYRKNIPFFGKDLKG
- the dapA gene encoding 4-hydroxy-tetrahydrodipicolinate synthase, whose protein sequence is MNKFRGTGIAIITPFNDDLSVDYAALSNLVNFNINNGTDYIVISGTTGESVTITKEEKKEIIKTIIKANNGRVPLVLGIGGNNTANVIEEIKSTDLSGIDALLSVSPYYSKPQQEGIYQHFKAISKASPIDIILYNVPGRTSSNMSPETTIRLAKDFENIIAVKEAGNNVHQYLKLLRDKPEDFLIISGDDDLVLGVVLAGGAGVISVLAQAVPKQFTRMINLGLEGKAKEAYDMHFQLMDLTSLIFSENNPAGIKAVLEALDLSKSTVRLPLVEASKELKKNIAQALQKLD
- a CDS encoding outer membrane protein assembly factor BamD, translated to MKKLFYLLAILLVFSSCSEYQKALKSEDIATKFKLGTELFEAGKWSKANKLFAQIVPNYRGKPQAEKLMYMYGRTFYEMKDYITAGYQLNRFENGYPTSEKVQEASFLGAKSYYHLSPVYSKEQHETIEALEKLQLFVNKYPDSEFLPQANALIKELDYKLEKKAFEIAKQYNSIAYFESSDYLAAIKAFDNFLADFPGTSFREQAMFYRLDSAYKLGINSIKSKQEARLNTAMNYYNTFKKFYPNSEFISEANKMNEEMMTAFQQYNTKS
- a CDS encoding DUF4835 family protein, encoding MYRYLSILLILVVTTSWSQELNCNVVVNAQQTGNESNQVFKTLERQLKEFVNNTQWTDKSYKNQERIDCGMVITINDYDTDRFQATIQIQSSRPVYGSTYGSPVYNFNDKDFDFQYLEFQNFVFNPTQFESNLVSVIAFHIYMILGIDADTFSPNGGDEYFAQAQTILNYSQQNNAKGWKLEDGRQTRFILIDNILSPTFKEFRDVLYSYHRSGLDQMSIDPKEAKEGIAKSIMTLQSMNNKRPNSFLMRVFFDTKSDEIEQIFSGGPNVKVSDLIATLSKIAPMHSSKWRNINF
- a CDS encoding bifunctional metallophosphatase/5'-nucleotidase, with the protein product MQRRDFIQQTAAAGALIGLGGLGLTSFKPANKKITILHTNDVHSHIDAFGPEDGRNPNQGGVARRASLVEAIRKENPHTLLLDAGDIFQGTPYFNYYGGELEFKLMSMLKYDVATIGNHDFDNGISGLYAQLPHAKFDFVSSNYDFSNTIMDTHVKPYRIIIKDGIKIGIFGLGIKLDGLVDKNMYKETVYLDPTEIAQEMTKILKDDEKCDLIICLSHLGYDYRNSEKISDLKLAENTKDIDLIIGGHTHTFLKKPTVVKNSEGKNMLVNQVGCYGINLGKIDFYFDADKNKAADGTSIIV
- a CDS encoding DNA-directed RNA polymerase subunit omega — protein: MDLKKTNAPVSTETYDRNIIDASTDNIYEAISVISKRAEQINTDIRRELVDKLEEFATYNDSLEEIFENKEQIEVSKFYEKLPKPHALAVQEWLDDKIYYRNTDDDIQE
- a CDS encoding 5'-nucleotidase C-terminal domain-containing protein; protein product: MNYKHLSLFICLTIACSCHQGKVYLNQIEGKQINISDSLKIDQSVENFIKPYREHVNSNLDSVLAYSVDTYSKSDGKYNTAIGNMMADAVYEQSNPVFKSRTGEDIDFVLLNHGGIRGIISKGNVTTRTAYEVMPFENSVVVTKLKGAQVQELLDYLTKARRAHPISRLSLVLDKDEHLKSSALNDKPIDFTKTYNVATNDYLSNGGDGMDFFKTNDSLYVLDYKIRNILIDYFTKIDTLQPVIDNRFIKLKN
- a CDS encoding DUF6913 domain-containing protein yields the protein MILKVFKEKSNQKYINKLLNTRQVRVSNTKMSKVGVILNRSEFSDFEAFRLFLKSLGIQRANTKIITFVEDDKATNELWDTYFNPKDFGWKGKINNVDLKTFVDKDFDVLISYYRENHLALDLVTASSNASFKVGLSNEDQRLYDLIIDIEPKDFKLFSEELKKYLTVLNKI
- the coaBC gene encoding bifunctional phosphopantothenoylcysteine decarboxylase/phosphopantothenate--cysteine ligase CoaBC, which produces MSSILSGKNILLGITAGIAAYKTASLVRLFIKAGANVKVVMTPASKDFITPLTLSTLSKNPVHSSFTNEDDDNAMWNNHVELGLWADFLIIAPATANTLSKMANGTCDNLLMATYLSAKCPVYFAPAMDLDMYKHPSTTKSFETLFSFGNVMIPATSGELASGLVGKGRMAEPEDIVVFIENDILSKLPLKGKKVLITAGPTYEAIDPVRFIGNHSSGKMGFEIAKAAANFGAEVILVSGPSHQIVEHSLIDVIRVTSAQEMYDACHNHFENSHIAILSAAVADYRPKNVADQKIKKKEQTFTIELEKTKDILKSLGAIKKDQFLVGFALETNDELEHAKGKLVTKNLDLIVLNSLNDKGAGFGGSTNKVTFITAHNEIIAHELKSKTEVAQDLIQQILKQTHV